The sequence aaaaatttgaaaatgcaTATTAATtgaaagagtaatgttacagacacaaactaatttacaacatttttacaaactattggtATGgctttagtaattttcaaataactattggtaaacataaatgtgatattagtggtggacccatattagaactaataaaaaaatttcacatcaataatttgtaaaaatgttataaaataatttgtggctATAATATTACttgcaaataatatttttttttggtggagaaacaaaggtttattaattaaaaaaataaataaataagaattgGTTGGGTGAGCTTGGGTTCATAATGGTTCCTTTTGGGCTTAACCAAACCtcaaaagagtaaaaaataaaaataaaataaaaacaaaaataaaaactgtctGTGTTTTTTTGTAAAAAGGTTATTGAAGAGGAGAGTAGCATCATCAAAGAGGGTCGGGTCGGAGAAGGAGCAAATCTGAAAGAAAACCCATAATAATAGTATCATGGCGAACAGCAATGGAGGTGTTGGAGAAGAAGAGTTGAATCGATTAGCGGAGCTGAGCAAAACCCTAAAAGAAGGGGAGAGAATTCTAGCACCGACCAGAAGACCCGACGGTACACTCCGAAAGCCCATTCGGATTAGGGCTGGGTATGTTCCTCAAGAGGAAGTCGCCATTTATCAATCCAAAGGAGCTCTCTTGAAAAAGGAGATGGCCTCTCAGCCCCAACTGGGCCCACCTGGCTATGATCCTGATTTCGACTCCAGTTCTTCTTTAAAGCCCAAGACTAAGTCCGTTAAGAGAAAcgagagaaagaaggaaaagcgGCTAcaggtttcttttttcttactaTAACTTTTGCTCTTTACTTACTCAGTAGTTAAGGATAGTTTTAGTTAGTTAAACTGGTAGAGTCTCTTGTTGTCGTGTTTAAATCTCGTTTAtactaaaaactgattgatgtcaTAAACTGATTGATGTCATGGTTTGACTGAACGTCATAGAATTTCATGTTCGTAAAGGTGAAGCGTGGTTAGTGAAAGCACGCCCTAGGATATCTGGTGttattaaatagaaaaaaaaaaatattgttatttaGTGCTccgttcaactggtaaagtctcctTTTCGTTGTTGTGTTATATAAGAGACCTGGATTTCAATCCCACTTACGtcaaaaaccaattagtgtgTCTTGGTCTGAGTGGGATGCCGTAGGTTCAAATTCTATTATGTAAGGTGAAGAATGCTTAGTGGAAAGCCATTTACATGGAATGGATACCTGGTATTATTAAGTGCATCTAGGGTCGATTTCAAGCCCGAAGCCCAACTAGTTCACACCTAGTGCGTTTGGATCCTCCTGTAAAACACATTTGATGGGGCAGAAGGACTGAAAaagtgtagtttttttttttgcgttaTTTGACGTTAAGAATAGCTGAagtcaactggtaaagtctcttattGTCGTGTTATATAAGACACCTGGGTTTGAATCTGCTTACACGAAAACCAATTAGTGTCTTGCCCTGAATGGATACTTTAgcttcaaattttattgtatctaTAAATAAAGAGCTATAAGAATAGATATACCTTTGTAAGGTAAAAAATGTTTAGTGAAAACTCATGTACATGGAATTGACATGCCCTAGGATACTTGGTGTTATTATATGAATCTAGGCTTTATGCCCGAAGCCCAGCTAGGTAACATGTAGTGCGTTATGTTCCTTTTGTAAAACACATTTGATGGGGCAAAAGGACTGTTAAAGTGTAGTTGTTTTGCATTGAGTGATGATTTCATAAATCCAGTACCTACTAATCTCAtgcaggtttttttttggttaatttatcatcCAGGCTGCTCTTGAAAAGGGTAAGAACATGGAACAAACAGTAGGTGGGGAGATAAAATTGGAAGAAGCACCACCTGATGAAGATTTAGGTAATGGATCGGAGTCTATCGAGCAGTTAACATCTCAGATAAATGAGCTAGCCGTTTCTGCAAATGCTAGTGTAATCACCCCTCCCTCAGACTCAACGGAGGGTTCAAATTCAGGAAATCCTGTTCAAGATATTGATAAAAGAATTCGTGCACTTAAAAAGAAGGTAGAATTCATGCATTTAGCCTTCCATTCAAATAGAAATGACTACATTTCATTTCATGTTCTGTTTGTAGTTGTTAGTATCATATGATACACATTGCATATTGCATGATATTTATACACGATGCATATTGTATGATATTGATACACAATAAAATTCTGCAtggggaaaattatttttatcttaa is a genomic window of Quercus lobata isolate SW786 chromosome 2, ValleyOak3.0 Primary Assembly, whole genome shotgun sequence containing:
- the LOC115977463 gene encoding partner of Y14 and mago, which produces MANSNGGVGEEELNRLAELSKTLKEGERILAPTRRPDGTLRKPIRIRAGYVPQEEVAIYQSKGALLKKEMASQPQLGPPGYDPDFDSSSSLKPKTKSVKRNERKKEKRLQAALEKGKNMEQTVGGEIKLEEAPPDEDLGNGSESIEQLTSQINELAVSANASVITPPSDSTEGSNSGNPVQDIDKRIRALKKKIRLTEAQLQKTAQEDMKPEQLEKWTKLEGWHKELQLLEDKKAEMAAS